A genomic window from Daphnia carinata strain CSIRO-1 chromosome 9, CSIRO_AGI_Dcar_HiC_V3, whole genome shotgun sequence includes:
- the LOC130700703 gene encoding organic solute transporter alpha-like protein 3, translating into MPFNCSYFLQNDIEEPVALFEYLEALGTFGAAFAIFGIISTATVTAIFVLSIFHVVRKHPSQWRRLVTWIVSMPMIVSILSLVTFLVPGAAILCDTVKQSYLPFVLMHFIDLSLLIEGGHRDTVQDLKDKDIPINFCRPPWCCVGLCYRNVNYNKKNLRIMKSLVYQTPLFQLLINLLMAVLEAAGVLHRVIRNNAFATLGIINITFFTIGMYGYNVLTTGFAQISEWRNYPLKARVLFVCVVLLKVQTLILLLLGVGGTIPCVEPYISPVIMRKSIESALCLVEALIFSVIFYPVFRVVDSSASRLGLHTSPTTTSVVSMDDVQA; encoded by the exons ATGCCATTCAATTGCTCGTACTTCTTGCAAAACGACATCGAGGAACCGGTAGCACTATTTGAATACCTAGAAG CCCTAGGAACGTTTGGCGCGGCTTTCGCTATTTTTGGCATAATCTCCACTGCAACCGTTACGGCCATCTTTGTTCTAAGCATTTTCCATGTTGTCAGAAAACACCCATCGCAATGGAG ACGTCTCGTGACCTGGATTGTTTCAATGCCTATGATTGTGTCTATCCtctctttggtgacattcctcgTACCTGGAGCCGCCATATTGTGCGATACTGTCAAACAATC GTATTTGCCTTTTGTGTTAATGCACTTTATCGACCTGTCATTGCTGATAGAGGGTGGTCATCGGGATACTGTTCAGGATCTAAAAGACAAGGACATTCCAATCAATTTTTGCCGACCACCTTGGTGCTGTGTTGGCCTCTGCTACCGCAACGTAAACTATAATAA GAAAAATTTACGGATCATGAAAAGTTTGGTATACCAGACACCATTGTTTCAATTGCTTATTAATCTATTGATGGCCGTTTTGGAAGCAGCTGGCGTCCTCCACAGAGTG ATCCGCAACAATGCCTTTGCCACCCTCGGAATAATCAACATAACATTTTTCACAATCGGAATGTACGGTTACAACGTCTTAACAACTG GTTTTGCCCAGATATCAGAATGGAGAAATTATCCC CTGAAAGCCAGAGTACTATTTGTATGCGTAGTATTGTTGAAAGTTCAAACGCTTATTTTACTGCTCCTGGGAGTCGGTGGAACAATTCCTTGTGTTGAACCTTATATTTCTCCAGTTATCATGAGAAAAT CGATTGAATCAGCCCTTTGTTTGGTCGAAGCTTTGATATTCAGCGTAATTTTCTACCCTGTATTCCGAGTTGTGGACAGTAGCGCCAGTCGGCTAGGATTGCATACAAGTCCTACCACAACTTCCGTGGTTTCCATGGACGATGTTCAAGCCTAA